The following are from one region of the Salvia splendens isolate huo1 chromosome 2, SspV2, whole genome shotgun sequence genome:
- the LOC121792401 gene encoding uncharacterized protein LOC121792401 — MARGGKVSYKRNPRNKARLEKQGSDESDEDYRVDEDEEIHLSEDDYCSSLAEDESDGSFGKSDDEEEEWIEKKDKTKKTAMPRRQKKFQTRKKNMVVKSRKKQVTDSEEEEEYDDYCVSGLRQQNKNKVSHEEEDYDDDSEVFCRQDEDVFVDENPRKKSRVSKTEIHEDPKEKDKLAFTEEEDDDDDDDDEDYNESDDTEDEECTPGEVLKSNSRKPVRKRVLRPKNRSKLSKEFKDEKHASKKRKTIKKWVWGRRKKATVTVNSDSDFVSSESSDYEYTISEEEREQIKEGTRFCKRLKTDLRGSGSLKMMEEEKLGSLKGKCPGRKGKQKVVDLNIEIGKQVCGICLSEEGKRTVKGVLNCCSHYFCFACIMEWSKVESRCPLCKQRFTTISRTARTDGGHDLRDAVFPVPERDQVYQPSEEELRGYLDPYENVLCTECLHGGDDAFMLLCDLCDSPAHTYCVGLGREVPDGNWYCDGCRPTVLASSNAQGLNSTPDHGPINNLSVGSSPGCAVRETFDLNEAYVPDTPLSQVSGHSQSPRYSVGHLQTTSPASGSGAFTLHDRRRIQRVIHRFINSRSQQSEGNNAAASASASASAINLFGSPVGHGVIATQNPIMPRMAPQNIFRGRLADYTTSSLYNRDAFSPRLSNLRGNVLQSLPSTSNIHPFGGLSQSEYAGISARISGDLVQQQLHPCSATSNTGANASTSPFQFTEVSTVPFFLVENKGYDDSKTF; from the exons ATGGCTAGGGGAGGCAAGGTTAGTTACAAACGCAACCCGAGAAACAAAGCCCGATTGGAGAAACAAGGTTCAGATGAGTCTGATGAAGATTATAGGGTGGACGAAGATGAAGAGATTCATTTGTCTGAAGATGACTATTGTTCTTCTCTTGCCGAGGATGAATCGGATGGGAGTTTTGGGAAATCtgatgatgaggaagaagagtgGATAGAAAAGAAGGATAAGACTAAAAAGACTGCCATGCCAAGAAGGCAAAAAAAGTTTCAgacaagaaagaaaaatatggTTGTGAAGTCTAGAAAGAAACAGGTAACCGACagtgaagaggaagaggaataTGACGATTATTGTGTTTCTGGGTTGAGgcaacaaaacaaaaataaagtcTCTCATGAAGAAGAGGATTACGATGATGATAGTGAAGTTTTTTGTCGACAAGATGAGGATGTCTTTGTTGATGAGAACCCAAGAAAGAAATCCCGAGTTTCTAAAACTGAGATACATGAGGATCCTAAAGAAAAAGATAAACTTGCATTTaccgaagaagaagatgatgatgatgatgatgatgatgaagattaTAATGAGTCTGATGATACTGAGGATGAGGAATGTACTCCAGGTGAGGTTTTGAAAAGTAACAGTAGGAAGCCAGTAAGAAAACGAGTTTTAAGGCCAAAAAATAGGTCTAAGCTTTCAAAGGAATTCAAAGATGAAAAACACGcttcaaaaaaaaggaaaacaataaAGAAGTGGGTTTGGGGCAGGAGGAAGAAAGCAACTGTAACTGTGAATTCTGACTCTGATTTTGTGAGCTCAGAATCATCTGATTATGAATACACGATAtcagaagaagagagagagcagATTAAAGAAGGTACTCGGTTCTGTAAAAGGTTGAAAACTGATTTAAGAGGCTCTGGTTCTTTGAAAATGATGGAAGAGGAAAAGTTAGGGTCTTTAAAGGGAAAGTGCCCAGGAAGGAAGGGTAAACAAAAGGTGGTGGATTTGAACATTGAGATCGGGAAGCAAGTTTGTGGGATTTGTTTATCTGAAGAGGGTAAAAGAACAGTCAAAGGAGTTTTAAATTGTTGCAGTCACTACTTTTGTTTTGCTTGCATCATGGAGTGGTCGAAAGTTGAATCTCGGTGCCCTCTCTGCAAGCAAAGGTTCACAACCATCAGTAGAACTGCACGAACGGATGGTGGGCATGATCTAAGGGATGCAGTTTTTCCAGTTCCTGAGCGTGATCAG GTTTATCAGCCATCTGAAGAAGAGCTTAGGGGCTATCTTGATCCATACGAAAATGTTCTTTGTACCGAGTGTTTACACGGTGGGGATGATGCGTTTATGCTGCTTTGCGACCTCTGCGACTCACCTGCACATACTTACTGTGTTGGTCTCGGGCGTGAGGTACCAGATGGAAATTGGTACTGTGATGGCTGTAGACCAACAGTCCTTGCTTCCTCAAATGCCCAAGGTCTGAATTCTACTCCTGATCATGGACCAATTAACAATTTATCAGTTGGCTCATCACCTGGTTGTGCTGTCCGTGAAACTTTCGATCTCAATGAGGCATATGTACCTGACACCCCATTGAGTCAAGTAAGTGGACACTCTCAATCACCAAGATATTCAGTTGGGCATCTTCAAACCACTTCGCCTGCCTCTGGGTCTGGGGCATTCACTTTGCATGACAGACGACGCATACAGCGAGTGATACACCGATTTATTAATAGCAGAAGTCAACAGTCTGAAGGGAATAATGCTGCGGCCTCGGCCTCAGCCTCAGCCTCAGCAATCAACCTTTTTGGTTCGCCAGTCGGTCATGGAGTCATAGCTACTCAAAACCCGATTATGCCAAGGATGGCTCCACAAAATATCTTTCGTGGACGACTGGCTGACTATACCACGTCTTCATTGTACAATAGGGATGCATTTTCTCCAAGATTGAGCAATTTGAGGGGCAATGTACTTCAAAGTCTACCTTCTACGTCGAACATTCACCCCTTTGGTGGACTATCACAAAGTGAATATGCTGGGATTAGTGCAAGAATAAGCGGGGATTTGGTTCAGCAGCAACTGCACCCTTGCAGTGCCACATCAAACACTGGGGCTAATGCTAGCACATCGCCGTTTCAATTTACAGAGGTGAGCACTGTGCCATTCTTTTTAGTTGAAAACAAGGGTTATGATGACTCCAAAACATTTTAA
- the LOC121792403 gene encoding protein DEHYDRATION-INDUCED 19 homolog 3-like isoform X2 yields the protein MDANSWATRLSSASKRYQSALQSRSEMLMGFEEIDMDDDIREEYPCPFCSDYFDIVGLCCHIDDEHPIEAKNGVCPICTMRVGVDMVAHITLQHGNIFKMQRKRKSRKSGSHSTLSLLRRELREGNLQSLFGGSSCIVSSSNAAPDPLLSSFILPMVEDYESVPSHSSAETTTAKKSTTESTSERKPPMSVKDQEEKTKRSDFVQGLLLSVMFDDNS from the exons ATGGATGCTAATTCTTGGGCTACTCGTTTGTCTTCTGCCTCCAAGCGCTATCAATCTGCTCTTCAATCTCGATCTG AAATGCTCATGGGCTTTGAGGAGATTGACATGGATGATGATATAAGAGAGGAATATCCATGCCCTTTCTGTTCGGACTATTTTGATATTGTAGGACTCTGCTGCCACATTGATGATGAGCATCCTATAGAAgccaagaatggg GTATGTCCAATTTGTACGATGAGGGTAGGTGTTGATATGGTAGCTCATATAACACTGCAACACGGGAATATTTTTAAG ATGCAGCGCAAAAGAAAATCCCGAAAATCTGGTTCACATTCTACTCTTTCTTTGTTGAGGCGAGAGCTAAGAGAAGGGAACTTGCAGTCCCTTTTTGGAGGATCTTCCTGCATAGTTTCTTCAAGCAATGCAGCCCCTGACCCGCTTTTGTCCTCATTTATTTTGCCAATGGTTGAAGATTATGAAAGTGTGCCATCACACTCTTCAGCTGAGACGACAACAGCCAAGAAAAGCACAACTGAAAGCACTTCGGAGAG AAAACCTCCAATGTCAGTCAAAGATCAGGAGGAGAAAACGAAGAGAAGCGACTTCGTCCAAGGGCTGCTGCTGTCGGTGATGTTCGATGATAATTCCTAA
- the LOC121792403 gene encoding protein DEHYDRATION-INDUCED 19 homolog 3-like isoform X1 encodes MDANSWATRLSSASKRYQSALQSRSGLKWDGFDAEMLMGFEEIDMDDDIREEYPCPFCSDYFDIVGLCCHIDDEHPIEAKNGVCPICTMRVGVDMVAHITLQHGNIFKMQRKRKSRKSGSHSTLSLLRRELREGNLQSLFGGSSCIVSSSNAAPDPLLSSFILPMVEDYESVPSHSSAETTTAKKSTTESTSERKPPMSVKDQEEKTKRSDFVQGLLLSVMFDDNS; translated from the exons ATGGATGCTAATTCTTGGGCTACTCGTTTGTCTTCTGCCTCCAAGCGCTATCAATCTGCTCTTCAATCTCGATCTG GATTGAAATGGGATGGCTTTGATGCAGAAATGCTCATGGGCTTTGAGGAGATTGACATGGATGATGATATAAGAGAGGAATATCCATGCCCTTTCTGTTCGGACTATTTTGATATTGTAGGACTCTGCTGCCACATTGATGATGAGCATCCTATAGAAgccaagaatggg GTATGTCCAATTTGTACGATGAGGGTAGGTGTTGATATGGTAGCTCATATAACACTGCAACACGGGAATATTTTTAAG ATGCAGCGCAAAAGAAAATCCCGAAAATCTGGTTCACATTCTACTCTTTCTTTGTTGAGGCGAGAGCTAAGAGAAGGGAACTTGCAGTCCCTTTTTGGAGGATCTTCCTGCATAGTTTCTTCAAGCAATGCAGCCCCTGACCCGCTTTTGTCCTCATTTATTTTGCCAATGGTTGAAGATTATGAAAGTGTGCCATCACACTCTTCAGCTGAGACGACAACAGCCAAGAAAAGCACAACTGAAAGCACTTCGGAGAG AAAACCTCCAATGTCAGTCAAAGATCAGGAGGAGAAAACGAAGAGAAGCGACTTCGTCCAAGGGCTGCTGCTGTCGGTGATGTTCGATGATAATTCCTAA
- the LOC121779028 gene encoding F-box protein At3g07870-like: MGRRDFFTNLQSDITIDILSRLPLESISISKCVCKSWLTLLNSNDFKVKTPPALVCLKSVGTNQTQCTIFEILDEEEEEADLDSHEFHYITRTDFDTPHTIKANGLLLLYPHADDPEISVYICNPITREYISLCPPEGYNCLSCFQFCASRVSRQYKVVYLGLTLESDSFQVYTLGIGIWRPIETGVASGFRFNSDEHVVCNGNLHWIVDGLDQPSIRICGFDAETERFSIFSAPPTLPMDGVVELNVKLTAFRDCLCICYAQNYSEIVIWLMKEYHVEESWTIEYKLSITFDVDWWVNMSVYPIKVFRDGDVMMLMNRHQLIYYFNKTRTSQQVGMFSDDASARYYFTFAMIFTPSLFSLRVSYLRM, encoded by the coding sequence ATGGGGCGGCGTGATTTCTTCACAAATTTACAATCAGATATTACGATCGACATCCTCTCTCGACTCCCTCTCGAAAGTATTTCAATCAGCAAATGCGTTTGCAAATCATGGCTCACTCTTCTCAATTCCAACGATTTCAAAGTAAAAACCCCACCCGCCCTAGTTTGCTTGAAGTCGGTGGGGACAAACCAAACTCAGTGCAcgatttttgaaattttagacgaagaagaagaagaagccgatTTGGATAGCCACGAGTTTCACTACATTACGCGCACAGATTTCGATACCCCTCACACAATCAAAGCTAATGGATTGCTTCTTCTATACCCACACGCAGATGATCCTGAAATTTCTGTTTACATATGCAATCCGATCACTCGTGAATATATCAGCCTCTGCCCTCCTGAGGGATATAATTGCTTGTCGTGTTTTCAATTTTGTGCGAGCAGAGTAAGTAGACAATATAAGGTGGTCTATCTCGGTCTAACCCTTGAATCCGACTCTTTTCAAGTATACACCCTCGGAATAGGAATATGGAGGCCCATTGAAACCGGCGTTGCTTCTGGTTTCAGATTCAATTCCGATGAACATGTTGTATGCAATGGCAACCTCCATTGGATAGTAGATGGTTTGGATCAACCCTCCATTCGAATTTGTGGGTTTGATGCTGAAACAGAACGTTTTAGCATCTTCTCCGCCCCTCCAACTCTTCCTATGGATGGAGTTGTGGAATTGAATGTCAAGTTGACTGCTTTTAGGGACTGCCTGTGTATTTGTTACGCACAAAATTACTCTGAAATTGTCATTTGGTTGATGAAAGAATACCATGTTGAGGAATCTTGGACCATAGAATACAAGTTGAGTATTACTTTTGATGTGGATTGGTGGGTTAATATGTCTGTTTATCCTATCAAAGTTTTCAGAGATGGCGACGTTATGATGTTAATGAACAGACATCAACTCATCTACTACTTTAACAAGACGAGAACCAGTCAACAAGTAGGTATGTTTAGTGATGATGCGAGTGCAAGGTATTACTTTACCTTTGCCATGATTTTCACTCCTAGCCTTTTCTCACTAAGAGTTTCATATTTGAGAATGTGA
- the LOC121779036 gene encoding putative F-box protein At1g32420 yields the protein MGHNFFTNLPSEITTDILSRLPLRSISISKCVCKSWLNLLKSNDFELKSPPALVFLKSVETEPTRCTIFEIEDEEEADLESHDLHYIPLPDLNTPQGSSGMAGIAANGLLLLSSNVCDPEIPVYICNPITREYIVLCPPKECQNVLGFEFCVSKISGQYKVVCISKTLEIDYDSFHVYTLGTGIWRPIETWAASCYNTYFDGYRYYFDGHLECNGIMHWTLDDLVKPCFRIFGFDIETECFSIFSAPSALPPGGVVQLKIHLTIFRDCLCICYTHDYEIVIWLMKEYRVEESWTIKYKFSTIDFDIDFNVDWVGLSVLPIKVFKDGDVLMLIDEEQLIYYSNKTRTTQKVGVFNDTDEEYYFTSTMIFTPSFFSLKSFNFENVMSF from the coding sequence ATGGGGCACAATTTCTTCACAAATTTACCATCAGAAATTACGACCGACATCCTCTCACGACTCCCTCTCCGGAGCATTTCAATCAGCAAATGCGTTTGCAAATCATGGCTCAATTTGCTAAAGTCCAACGATTTCGAATTAAAATCCCCACCCGCCCTAGTTTTTTTGAAATCGGTGGAGACGGAGCCAACTCGGTGCACGATTTTCGAAAtcgaagacgaagaagaagccgaTTTGGAGAGCCACGATCTTCACTACATTCCGCTCCCGGATCTCAATACCCCTCAAGGAAGCAGCGGAATGGCAGGCATCGCTGCTAATGGATTGCTTTTACTATCTTCAAACGTATGTGATCCTGAAATTCCTGTTTACATATGCAATCCGATCACTCGTGAATATATCGTGCTCTGCCCTCCTAAGGAATGCCAAAATGTGTTAGGTTTTGAATTTTGTGTGAGCAAAATAAGTGGGCAATATAAGGTGGTTTGTATCAGTAAGACCCTTGAAATCGACTACGACTCTTTTCATGTATACACCCTCGGAACCGGAATATGGAGGCCTATTGAAACCTGGGCTGCTTCTTGTTACAATACCTATTTTGATGGTTACAGATACTATTTTGATGGACACCTTGAATGTAATGGCATAATGCATTGGACTTTAGATGATTTGGTTAAACCCTGCTTTCGGATTTTTGGTTTTGATATTGAAACAGAATGTTTTAGCATCTTCTCTGCCCCTTCAGCTCTTCCTCCAGGTGGAGTTGTGCAGTTGAAAATCCATTTGACTATTTTTAGGGACTGCTTGTGTATTTGTTACACACACGACTATGAAATTGTCATTTGGTTGATGAAGGAATACCGAGTCGAAGAATCTTGGACCATAAAGTACAAGTTTAGCACTATTGATTTTGATATTGATTTTAACGTGGATTGGGTTGGCTTGTCAGTTTTGCCTATAAAAGTTTTCAAAGATGGAGACGTTTTGATGTTGATAGACGAAGAACAACTCATCTACTATTCCAACAAGACAAGAACCACTCAAAAAGTAGGTGTGTTTAATGATACAGATGAAGAATATTACTTTACATCTACCATGATTTTCACTCCTAGTTTTTTCTCACTCAAGAGTTTCAATTTCGAGAATGTGATGTCGTTCTAA